TCTCGATCTGTCGACCGGCCAGTTCCGTGTCACCAGCGCCCAGCATCCCGAGGAGGTGCGTCGCGAGCTGCTGGCCATTGAGGCCCGTGAGCTGCTGGTGGCCGAGGGCGAGCGTGCCACGCTGGTGACCCGCCTGGCGCTGGCGCCAGAGCAGGTTGCCTCGTTGGCGACCCTGCCCGACGGAGTGTTCACCGCCGAGGAGGGCGCGGCGCGCCTCAACGCCTGCTACGGCACCAGCGATCTGACCGTTTTTGGCTGTGCCGACGATGAGGCCGCCATCGCGGCGGCCGGCGCGGTGCTCTACTATGTCGAGCAGACCCAGAAGGGCCAGGCGGCCCATCTGCGGCCCCTGACCTGTTATCAGATTCAGGACAGCATGGTGCTCGATGAGGCTACCCGCCGCAATCTGGAACTGACCCAGACCCTCAGTGGCGCTCAGCGCAAGGGGTCGCTGCTCGGGGCACTCGACCGCACACTCACCGCCATGGGCGGCCGCTTGCTGCGCCAGTGGCTGCTGCGGCCGCTGCTGGATTGTCAGGCCATCGATGCCCGGCTTGATTTTATCGCCCAGGCCATTGATCAGCCGCGCCAGCGCCAGCAGCTACGCGAGCTGTTGCGCACCATCAACGATCTGGAGCGGCTGCTGTCGCGCATCAGTATGGGCAGTGCCAGTGCCCGTGATCTGGTGGCGCTGCGGAACTCGTGCCAGCCGCTGCCGCCCCTGCGCCAGCTGTGTGGCGAACTGGCCGGCGTGCTGGCGGCGCGCTTGCATCAGCAGATCGATCCGCTGGAGGATATGGCCGGGCTGCTGGCCCGCGCCCTGGCCGACGAACCGCCGGCTGGCCTGCGTGACGGTGGCCTGATCCGTGACGGCTATGATCAACCGCTTGATGAACTGCGCCAGATCAGCCGTGACGGCAAGGGTTTCATTGCCCGGCTGGAACGGCAGGAGCGCGAGCGCAGCGGCATTGCCAGCCTGAAGGTGCGCTACAACCGGGTGTTCGGCTATTATATCGATGTCCCCAAGACCCAGCTGGCCAAGGTGCCGGTCGACTACCAGCGCAAGCAGACCCTGGCCAATTCCGAACGCTACTTCACGCCGGAGCTGAAGGATTACGAGGACCGGGTGCTGGGCGCCGAGGAGGCCATCGCCGAGCGCGAATACCAGCTGTTCGAGGAGCTGCGCCAGCAGATTGGCGCCGCGCGCCAGCGTATCCAGGCCACCGCCGAGGGCCTGGCGGCGCTGGATGTGCTGCTGGCCCTGGCCGATGTGGCGCATGAGCGCAACTACTGCCGGCCGCGTTTGCACGAGGGTGCGCGGCTTGAGATTATTGCTGGCCGGCATCCGGTGGTGGAACTGCTGACCGGCAGCGATCCCTTTGTCAGCAACGATGTGCTGCTCGACACCGACAGTCACCAGCTGCTGATGGTCACCGGTCCCAACATGGCCGGTAAATCGACCTTCATGCGCCAGGTGGCGCTGATCACCCTGATGGCGCAGATGGGCAGTTTCGTGCCGGCGCAGCAGGCCGAAATTGGTCTGGTGGACCGCATCTTCACCCGTGTCGGGGCCAGTGACAACCTGGCGCGCGGCCAGTCGACCTTCATGGTCGAGATGAGCGAGACGGCCTACATTCTCAATCACGCCACGCCGCGCAGCCTGATTCTGCTTGATGAAATCGGCCGGGGCACCTCTACCTTCGACGGCATCAGCATCGCCTGGGCGGTGGCCGAATATTTGCATGACAATCCCCAGCTGGCGGCCAAGACCCTGTTCGCCACCCATTACCATGAACTGACCGATCTGAGCCGCACCCGCAAGGGCATTGAGAATTTCAACATTGCCGTGCGCCAGTGGCAGGACCAGATTGTCTTTCTGCGCACCATTGTGCCGGGGCCGGCCAGTCATTCCTATGGCATTCAGGTGGCGCAGTTGGCCGGCTTGCCGCAGCCGGTTATCCGCCGGGCCAAGGAGATTCTGGCCAATCTGGAACGGGGAGAGTATTCGGACGAAGGCCTGCCGCTGCTGGCACAGAGCCAAAAATCTGACAGGAAGACGTCAGCCGCGCCGGTCGATCCGCTGCGCCAGCGGCTGCGCCAGCTCGATATCAACCGCATGACACCCTTGGAAGCGCTGAGCTGTATCCATGAACTCTGCCAACTGCTTGATGACTGAGCGCCGCCCGTGCGGCATCGTTACCGTTCTGCTGCCGGCCCTGCTGCCGCTTGTATTGCTGCTGGCACTGCTGTGGCCCCAACCGGCCTGCGCCTCGCCCCAGAGCGACTACACCGCCGCCCGCGAGGCCTACCATGCCCTGCTCAGGTCGAACAGCCGCCAGCAGTACCGCCACCACTGGGAGCGGGTACTTGATCCCTTGGCGACCTTTGTGCGGCGCTATCCCCAGCATGCCCGTGCCGCCGATGCCTGCTATCTGCTGGGCCAGGGCTATGAGAAACTTTCCGCCATCTCGCATCAGCGGGATGATCTGCAGCAGGCCCTGAGTCATTACCAGCGGCTGTTCGAGCGCTACCCGGCCAGCTCGCTGGCCGACGATGCCCTGTTGCACAGTGCCCGCATCCAGCAGCAGCGGCTGGCTGACAACGTACAGTCCCGCCAGCTGCTGCAGCGCCTGCTGCGCCAATATCCGCGCGCTGACATGGCCGCGCCGGCCCGCACTCTGCTGGCGCAGCTGGGCGAAGCGCCACCCGCCTCGCCGGCACCGGTTGCTACCCCGGCCGCCCAGGCCGGCGGCAGTCAGATCGAGGATATCCGTTATTCCGTCGGCGCCGACCATACCCGTTTGGTCATTGAACTCAGCGGCGAGACGCCCTACCAGCTTGGCAACCTCAGCGGCCCGCCACGGTTTTATCTGGATCTGGCCGGTGCCCGCAGCCGGGCCGGTCTGCCGGAGACGTTCAGCGTGCGGGGCGCGCCGGCTCTGCGCGCCATCCGCCAGGGCAAGGGAACCCATGGTGTGCGCCTGGTGTGCGATTTTGACCGCCTGCCGGGCTATCAGGTGTTCACCCTCACGCAGCCGTTCCGTATCGTGGTCGATTTCAGTCATGATCAGCACGCCAGCCTGACGGCCAACCCGCCGCAGTTGCGCGAGGCTCCGGCCAGTGCGCCGCGCCAGCCGGCCGGCGATGCCGTGACTGCCCTGCTGCCGGCCAAAAGCGCCGAGCCGGTGCAGCGGCTGCAGCTGCCGCCGCTGAAAAAGAAACAGCGTCTGCGCATTGTGGTCGATGCCGGTCATGGCGGTAAAGACCCCGGTGCGGTGGGCGCCGGCGGCCTGTACGAGAAGGATATCACGCTGGCAATGGCCAAAAAGCTGGCCGAGCAGCTGCGGCAGCAGGTGTCCTGCGAGGTGCTGCTGACCCGTGAGCGCGATGTCTATCTTACCCTGCAGCAGCGCACCGCTTTTGCCAATGAGGTGGATGCCGACCTGTTCGTGTCGATCCATGCCAATGCCAGCCTCAACAAGGCGGCCCATGGCACGGAGACCTTTTTTCTCAATTTCTCCAAGAACGACAAGGCCATTGAGGTGGCGGCGCGGGAAAACGGCATGAGCTTGAAGGAGGTCAGCGACCTGGAGCTGATTCTGTTTGATCTGATGGCCAACGCCAAGATCAACGAATCGAGCCGGCTGGCCACGGAGATTCAGCAGGCGATGGTGAAGCGGCTGCGCCAGAAATATCCGGTTCGTGACCTGGGGGTGAAGCAGGGGCCGTTCCATGTGCTGCTCGGCGCCACCATGCCTTCGGTGCTGGTCGAGGTGGCTTTTATCAGCCATGCCAAGGAGGCCAGTTATCTCAAGAACAGCCATTACCAGGCTCAGGCCGTTCTCGGCATCAGTCAGGGCGTGGCCAATTACCTGCGTTCGCAGAATCTGCTGGCCGAAAGGTAGACCGTCGCCATGCCGCATCAGCGTCCCGTCGTTGTCTGTCCCGATCTGAATCCGCCGGCCAGCTTCGCCGGCGATTTCGCCACCGCCCGGCCGGCCGTGCTTGAGCAGCTGCGTGGCTGGCGCGATCATTGCGCGCAGCTGATCCGCACGGCCCATCGCCAGGGTGCCAGTGGCCGTCAGACCGTGGTGGCTCTGACAGCCATGACCGATAGCCTGACCGGCTTTCTCGCCGGGTTCTGCCGGCGCGATCTGCCGCCCGACGAGGACAGTGCGCTGATTGCCCTGGGGGGGTACGGCCGCGGCGAGATGAATCCCTATTCCGACATCGACCTGATGTTCTTCAGCCCCGGACCGGCCAGCGCCAGTCTGCAGGAGCTGTCACAGCGCATGCTCTATCTGCTGTGGGATCTGGGATACGATGTCTCGCCCTGTGTGCGCAGCCGGCAGGATTGCCTGCAACTGGCCGAGCAGGATCTGACGGTGGCCACGGCCATGCTCGATTCGCGTTTTCTGGCCGGCAATGCCGCCGTTCACGACCTGTACCGCAAACAGGTGCATGCGGTGCTGCTCAACCGCAACAGCCAGGAATTCATCCGCGCCAAGCTGGCGGAGAGCGAGCAGCGCCGCCGCCGTTTCGGTTCGTCGGTCTATCTGCTGGAGCCCAACATCAAGGAAGGCGAGGGCGGTCTGCGCGATCTGCACACGGCCTGGTGGGTCTGTCAGGTCAAGTACAAGCTCGACAGTCTGCGCGGTCTGGTCATCAAGGGCGTAATCAGCGAGGAGGAACATCAGCAGTTCTTCAGCCTGCTCGAGGCCCTCTGGCGCATCCGCAATGAGCTGCATTATCTTTCACCACGCAAGAACGACCAGCTGCACTTTGACAAGCAGGAACAGCTGGCCGCTTTTTTTGGCTATCAGGATTGCAGAACGGCCCTGGCGGTCGAGCAGTTCATGCAGCACTACTACGAAACCGCCAGCCGGGTGGAACATCTGGCCTCCAGCCTGATCGCCCGGGCACAGAGCACCACCCAGAGTGAACACCGCCTGCTGGGCTACCTGAAACGCCGCAACATCGATGAGAACTTCTTCGCCTTGCGCGGCGAGATCTATCCCTGTCACGACGATCTGTTTGCCCGCGAGCCGGCTCTGATGATGCAGGCTTTTTTTCTGGCCCAGCGCCACGAACTGGCCCTGAGTCTGAAGCTGAAAACCCTGATCCGCGAGAATCAGTTCCGTATCAACGACCGTTTGCGCCGGTCGCGCGCCATGGCCGGCACCTTTCTCGAAATCCTGCGGGGCAAAAAACAGGTCTACGAGATTCTGGCGCAGATGCATCATCTGCTGTTTCTCAACCATTTCATCCCGGAATTCAGGCGTATCTACTGCCGTGTGCAGCACGATGCCTACCATATCTACACCGTCGATACCCATACCCTGTTCGCCGTGCGTGAGATCACCCGGCTGTGGCAGGGGGTCTACCGCGAGAAGAAGCCCCTGCTCACCCGCCTGGCGCAGGAAACCGAGAAACCGCAGCTGTTGATTCTGGCGGTGCTGTTGCATGATATCGGCAAGGGCCAGGGCAGTCAGCATAGCGAAAAGGGTGCCCGCATGATCCCGACCATCGCCCGTCGTTTGGGATTGGGGCGCGAGGACAGCCTGCGGCTGGAGTTTCTGGTGCGCCATCATCTGCAGATGGCCTATATCTCGCAGCGGCGCGACCTGCACGACGACAACCTGATCGCCCAGTTCGCCGCCACCATGCAGATGAGTGAAAACCTCAACATGCTCTATCTGCTGACCTTTGCCGACATCAAGGCCGTTGGCCCCGATGTGTGGACGGAATGGAAGGGCTTTTTGCTGCAGGAACTGTATGAAAAAACCTATACGGTGCTGGAGAAGGGCAATTTTGTGCGCGAGGAGCGCTCGGAGAAGATTCGCAACCGCAAGCGCAAGGTGTTTGAGCTGTTGGCCGAGGAATTCGACCCGCGTCTGGTGCGCGACTGTCTGCGCAACTGTTCGACCCGCTACCTGATGGCCCATCGTTCGGCCAAGATCGCCCAGCACCTGCGCGTGGTGCTGCAACGCGGCGACAGTCCGTTGGCCATGCAGGTCGCCTTCCGGCCCGAACGCAGCTATACCGAGGTCATCATCGTTACCCTGGATGTGCCGGGGCTGTTCACCATCATCGCCGGGGTCATGTCGGCCAACGGCATCAACATCCTTGGCGCCCAGATCTATACGCAGAAGAACGGCACGGCTGTGGACGTTCTGCAGGTGGGCAGTTCCGACGGCCTGATCTACGATGACCCGCGTAAATGGCAGAAGGTGGAGGCCGATCTGCTCTGGTTTCTGCAGGGTCGTGGCCGGGTGGAGGAGGCGGTGCAGAAACGGCGCAGTTCGGTGCAACTGAGCTGCAAGAAAATGGTGCCGCGGGTGCCGCCGCGGGTGGATATCGACAACAGCATTTCCGCCGAGCATACGGTCATCGATATCAGTACCCGTGACGAGGTGGGCCTGCTCTACAGCATCAACCACTGCCTCAACCAACTGGGGTTGTATGTCGGCGTGGCCAAGATCACCACCAAGGGCGAGCGGGCCGGTGACACCTTCTATGTCCAGGACATCTTCGGCAGCAAGATCACCCAGCAGGAGAAGCTCGATGAACTACGCCGCGCCCTGCTGGAGTGTCTGCAGTGACGGCGACGGTCCTTGATCGGCTGATTGATGATTTTCTGTATTTTCTGCGGGTTGAAAAGGGACTGAGCCCGGCCACGCTGGAAGCCTACAGCCGCGATCTGCAGCGCCATGGCGCCTTTTTGCGCCAGCAGGGGCTGACCGGCCTGCAGTCCGTCGATCCGGCGCTGCTGGTGACGTTCTTCGCCGCCCTGCGCCATGAGGGGCTGGGGGTGCGCAGCCGGGTGCGGCTGCTGGCGGCCCTGCGCGGGTTTTATCGTTTTGCCGTCGACCAGCGGCAGCTGACGGAAAACCCCCTGTTGCTGCTCGACAGCCCGCGCCTACTGCAAACCCTGCCCGGTTGCCTGAGCCCGGCCGAGGTGGATCGCCTGCTGCAGGTGCGTGGTCAGGATTGCCTGCTCGACCAGCGTGACCAGACCATGCTGGAACTGCTCTATGCCAGCGGGCTGCGTGTGTCTGAACTGGTCGGGCTGCGCTGCAGCGATTATCAGGCCACCACCGGCATGGTGCGGGTCATGGGCAAGGGCTCCAGGCAGCGGCTGGTGCCTGTCGGTGAGCCGGCCCAGGACTGTCTCAGACATTACCTGGCCCAGGTCCGGCCGCAGCTGCTGAGCGATGCCGACAGCCCGGCGCTGTTTCTCAGCCGCCGGGGCAGGGGCTTGACACGCCAGGGCTTCTGGCTGATGATAAAGCGCCGTGCCCGCCAGGCCGGCCTGACACAGACCATCACCCCCCACACCCTGCGCCATTCCTTCGCGACCCATCTGCTTGAAAACGGCGCGGACCTGCGGGTCGTGCAGATGCTGCTGGGACACGCCGACATCACCACCACGCAGATCTATACCCATGTCAGTCGCGAGCACCTGCAACGGGTGCATGAGCGTTTCCACCCGCGCCCCTAGGGCGCGCACCATCGAGGAGTGCATGAAATACCTGGTATTGCTGGGCGACGGCATGGCCGACGAGCCCATGGACGAACTTGGCGGCAAGACCGTGCTGCAGGCCGCCCGGACCCCTTTTATGGACCGATTGGCCAGTGCCGGCGAGTTGGGCATGGCCCAGACGGTGCCGGCCGCCTACCATCCCGGCAGCGATGTCGCCAACCTCAGCGTGTTCGGTTACGATCCGGCCAGCTGCTACACGGGTCGCTCACCTTTGGAAGCGGCCAGCATGGGAGTGCGGCTGGCGCCCGAGGATGTGGCCTTTCGCCTGAATCTGGTCGATATCGTGCATCATCAGGGCAAGCTGTATATGGCCGATTTCGCCGCCGGCCATATCAGCAGTGGCGAAGCGCGCGAGCTGATTCTGAGCCTGCAGGACGAATTGGGCGATGCGGATTTCGAGTTCCACCCCGGAGTGTCCTACCGTCATCTGCTGGTCTGGCGCAACGGTGAGGACCGGTTGCGGTTCGTGCCGCCTCACGACATCATCAACCAGAGCATTGAAGACAAGATGCCGCAGGGGCAGGGTGCCGAGGTTCTGATCAACCTGATGACATCGGCTCAGATGCTGCTCAAGAACCATCCGGTCAACCTGCGACGCATCCGCGACAATCAGGTGCCGGCCAGTTCCATCTGGCTGTGGGGTCATGGTCGGGCGCCGCAGATGCCGACCTATGCCGAAAAATTCGGCATCAGCGGAGCGGTGATTTCCGCCGTTGACCTGATTAAGGGAATTGGTGTCTATGCCGGTCTTGAGGTGATTGAGGTGCCTGGCGCGACGGGTTATGTCGATACCAACTATGCCGGCAAGGCCGCGGCGGCGATCGATGCGCTCAGCCGGCATGATTTCGTCTACCTGCATGTCGAGGCCCCGGACGAGGCCGGCCATGCCGGCAACCTGGAGGAAAAGATCCGCGCTATCGAGCGGTTTGACGCCGAGATCGTCGGCGCCGTGCTGCAACAGCTGTCAGAGCCCTATCGTCTGCTGCTGTTGCCCGATCATCCCACGCCCCTGCATCTGCGCACCCATTCGCGTGATCCGGTTCCCTATGTGCTGTACGATTCGCGACAGGACAGGGCCAGCGGCCTGACCTACTGCGAGCAGGCGGCGCACAGCACCGGCCGCTTCTGTGAGCAGGGACACCTGCTGCTGCCGCAGCTGCTGCAGCGCGCCTGACTGCGGACCAGGTCGACGCCATGCTGTCTTCCCTGCTGCCCGCCGCCCTGTGCCGCCTGCCACGCAATCGCATGACCCTGGCTGGTCTGTTGCTGGTGGGGCTCATGTGTCTGCTGGCATTGCTGGCCCCCTTGCTGCCGGGCGATCCCGGCGCGGTGGACATCGGCCGCCAGCTGTTGCCTCCCGGTCCCGACGCCTGGCTTGGTACCGACGATCTGGGGCGTGATGTGCTGACACGTATCGCCTATGGCGCGCGCATTTCGCTGTTGGTCGGATTGGTGGCGGTCGGCATCGCCACGCTGATCGGGATTCTGCTGGGGGCGCTGGCGGGTTACTATGGCGGCTGGGTCGACATCCTAATCATGCGTTTT
Above is a genomic segment from Desulfuromonas thiophila containing:
- the mutS gene encoding DNA mismatch repair protein MutS: MAKQTPMMRQYLEIKSQYPDAILFFRLGDFYEMFLDDAVIAAKVLDIALTSRNKGAEEQIPLCGIPYHSAQPYLSRLVAAGHKVAICEQVEDPRMAKGIVRREVVRLVTPGTVLEPELLSADRNSYLLAISCSARQRYGLASLDLSTGQFRVTSAQHPEEVRRELLAIEARELLVAEGERATLVTRLALAPEQVASLATLPDGVFTAEEGAARLNACYGTSDLTVFGCADDEAAIAAAGAVLYYVEQTQKGQAAHLRPLTCYQIQDSMVLDEATRRNLELTQTLSGAQRKGSLLGALDRTLTAMGGRLLRQWLLRPLLDCQAIDARLDFIAQAIDQPRQRQQLRELLRTINDLERLLSRISMGSASARDLVALRNSCQPLPPLRQLCGELAGVLAARLHQQIDPLEDMAGLLARALADEPPAGLRDGGLIRDGYDQPLDELRQISRDGKGFIARLERQERERSGIASLKVRYNRVFGYYIDVPKTQLAKVPVDYQRKQTLANSERYFTPELKDYEDRVLGAEEAIAEREYQLFEELRQQIGAARQRIQATAEGLAALDVLLALADVAHERNYCRPRLHEGARLEIIAGRHPVVELLTGSDPFVSNDVLLDTDSHQLLMVTGPNMAGKSTFMRQVALITLMAQMGSFVPAQQAEIGLVDRIFTRVGASDNLARGQSTFMVEMSETAYILNHATPRSLILLDEIGRGTSTFDGISIAWAVAEYLHDNPQLAAKTLFATHYHELTDLSRTRKGIENFNIAVRQWQDQIVFLRTIVPGPASHSYGIQVAQLAGLPQPVIRRAKEILANLERGEYSDEGLPLLAQSQKSDRKTSAAPVDPLRQRLRQLDINRMTPLEALSCIHELCQLLDD
- a CDS encoding N-acetylmuramoyl-L-alanine amidase, whose amino-acid sequence is MNSANCLMTERRPCGIVTVLLPALLPLVLLLALLWPQPACASPQSDYTAAREAYHALLRSNSRQQYRHHWERVLDPLATFVRRYPQHARAADACYLLGQGYEKLSAISHQRDDLQQALSHYQRLFERYPASSLADDALLHSARIQQQRLADNVQSRQLLQRLLRQYPRADMAAPARTLLAQLGEAPPASPAPVATPAAQAGGSQIEDIRYSVGADHTRLVIELSGETPYQLGNLSGPPRFYLDLAGARSRAGLPETFSVRGAPALRAIRQGKGTHGVRLVCDFDRLPGYQVFTLTQPFRIVVDFSHDQHASLTANPPQLREAPASAPRQPAGDAVTALLPAKSAEPVQRLQLPPLKKKQRLRIVVDAGHGGKDPGAVGAGGLYEKDITLAMAKKLAEQLRQQVSCEVLLTRERDVYLTLQQRTAFANEVDADLFVSIHANASLNKAAHGTETFFLNFSKNDKAIEVAARENGMSLKEVSDLELILFDLMANAKINESSRLATEIQQAMVKRLRQKYPVRDLGVKQGPFHVLLGATMPSVLVEVAFISHAKEASYLKNSHYQAQAVLGISQGVANYLRSQNLLAER
- the glnD gene encoding [protein-PII] uridylyltransferase, encoding MPHQRPVVVCPDLNPPASFAGDFATARPAVLEQLRGWRDHCAQLIRTAHRQGASGRQTVVALTAMTDSLTGFLAGFCRRDLPPDEDSALIALGGYGRGEMNPYSDIDLMFFSPGPASASLQELSQRMLYLLWDLGYDVSPCVRSRQDCLQLAEQDLTVATAMLDSRFLAGNAAVHDLYRKQVHAVLLNRNSQEFIRAKLAESEQRRRRFGSSVYLLEPNIKEGEGGLRDLHTAWWVCQVKYKLDSLRGLVIKGVISEEEHQQFFSLLEALWRIRNELHYLSPRKNDQLHFDKQEQLAAFFGYQDCRTALAVEQFMQHYYETASRVEHLASSLIARAQSTTQSEHRLLGYLKRRNIDENFFALRGEIYPCHDDLFAREPALMMQAFFLAQRHELALSLKLKTLIRENQFRINDRLRRSRAMAGTFLEILRGKKQVYEILAQMHHLLFLNHFIPEFRRIYCRVQHDAYHIYTVDTHTLFAVREITRLWQGVYREKKPLLTRLAQETEKPQLLILAVLLHDIGKGQGSQHSEKGARMIPTIARRLGLGREDSLRLEFLVRHHLQMAYISQRRDLHDDNLIAQFAATMQMSENLNMLYLLTFADIKAVGPDVWTEWKGFLLQELYEKTYTVLEKGNFVREERSEKIRNRKRKVFELLAEEFDPRLVRDCLRNCSTRYLMAHRSAKIAQHLRVVLQRGDSPLAMQVAFRPERSYTEVIIVTLDVPGLFTIIAGVMSANGINILGAQIYTQKNGTAVDVLQVGSSDGLIYDDPRKWQKVEADLLWFLQGRGRVEEAVQKRRSSVQLSCKKMVPRVPPRVDIDNSISAEHTVIDISTRDEVGLLYSINHCLNQLGLYVGVAKITTKGERAGDTFYVQDIFGSKITQQEKLDELRRALLECLQ
- the xerD gene encoding site-specific tyrosine recombinase XerD, giving the protein MTATVLDRLIDDFLYFLRVEKGLSPATLEAYSRDLQRHGAFLRQQGLTGLQSVDPALLVTFFAALRHEGLGVRSRVRLLAALRGFYRFAVDQRQLTENPLLLLDSPRLLQTLPGCLSPAEVDRLLQVRGQDCLLDQRDQTMLELLYASGLRVSELVGLRCSDYQATTGMVRVMGKGSRQRLVPVGEPAQDCLRHYLAQVRPQLLSDADSPALFLSRRGRGLTRQGFWLMIKRRARQAGLTQTITPHTLRHSFATHLLENGADLRVVQMLLGHADITTTQIYTHVSREHLQRVHERFHPRP
- a CDS encoding cofactor-independent phosphoglycerate mutase, producing MKYLVLLGDGMADEPMDELGGKTVLQAARTPFMDRLASAGELGMAQTVPAAYHPGSDVANLSVFGYDPASCYTGRSPLEAASMGVRLAPEDVAFRLNLVDIVHHQGKLYMADFAAGHISSGEARELILSLQDELGDADFEFHPGVSYRHLLVWRNGEDRLRFVPPHDIINQSIEDKMPQGQGAEVLINLMTSAQMLLKNHPVNLRRIRDNQVPASSIWLWGHGRAPQMPTYAEKFGISGAVISAVDLIKGIGVYAGLEVIEVPGATGYVDTNYAGKAAAAIDALSRHDFVYLHVEAPDEAGHAGNLEEKIRAIERFDAEIVGAVLQQLSEPYRLLLLPDHPTPLHLRTHSRDPVPYVLYDSRQDRASGLTYCEQAAHSTGRFCEQGHLLLPQLLQRA